One segment of Nitrospiria bacterium DNA contains the following:
- a CDS encoding DUF1499 domain-containing protein, producing the protein MRSKLLVGLVLILPVAAAVVAIVMNRPMLSDPPGFMKRLSIYLRYNTAETTADPLLPELRIRHYRLPEETVKTAVERTIRSLPRWKMIRAEGDVGAYQAEVSSLIWRFRDDLSVLVTGSPQGEVEVYVYSASRIGVGDLGANRVHILTFYEALERQLGGRS; encoded by the coding sequence ATGCGGTCCAAGCTTCTCGTGGGGCTGGTCCTGATTCTGCCCGTGGCGGCGGCCGTCGTCGCGATCGTCATGAACCGACCGATGCTGTCGGATCCGCCGGGTTTCATGAAGCGCCTCTCGATTTATTTGCGCTACAACACGGCCGAAACGACCGCGGATCCGCTCCTCCCCGAGCTTCGCATCCGGCATTACCGGCTGCCGGAGGAGACGGTGAAGACGGCGGTGGAGCGGACGATCCGGTCCCTCCCCCGGTGGAAAATGATCCGCGCGGAAGGGGACGTGGGCGCCTATCAGGCCGAGGTGTCGAGCTTGATCTGGCGGTTCCGGGACGATCTGTCCGTTCTGGTGACCGGCTCGCCGCAAGGCGAGGTCGAGGTCTACGTTTACTCCGCTTCGCGAATCGGCGTCGGGGATCTCGGGGCCAACCGCGTCCATATCCTCACGTTCTACGAAGCGCTGGAGCGGCAGCTCGGCGGGCGTTCTTAA
- a CDS encoding HAD-IA family hydrolase, with translation MTFKAELLIFDLDGTLADTKDDIATSVNLTLKELGLPEEAPGVIYTYIGSGVRRLIQQAVGEAEGERFREAMRIFRGHYMTHLLDTTKLYPGIDGVLDHFRSKKMAVVTNKPQAYADPIAAGLKIRNRFDLILGGDNGLPLKPDPKMLLTVLEKLSADPKRTVMIGDGLHDIHASRAAGIAVCAVGYGLGDPDELRRAGPDFFCETVDDLMRVVV, from the coding sequence ATGACGTTTAAAGCCGAGCTGCTCATATTCGACCTGGACGGAACGCTGGCCGACACGAAGGACGACATCGCGACCTCCGTGAACCTGACGCTCAAGGAACTGGGTCTGCCCGAGGAAGCGCCCGGCGTGATCTATACCTACATCGGCAGCGGCGTCCGCCGCTTGATCCAGCAGGCGGTGGGCGAGGCGGAGGGCGAGCGGTTCCGCGAGGCCATGCGGATCTTCCGCGGCCATTATATGACCCACCTCCTCGACACCACGAAGCTCTACCCGGGCATCGACGGCGTGCTGGATCATTTCCGGTCCAAGAAAATGGCGGTCGTCACGAACAAGCCGCAGGCCTACGCCGACCCGATCGCCGCCGGCCTGAAGATCCGGAACCGCTTCGATCTGATCCTCGGCGGCGACAACGGCCTGCCGCTCAAGCCCGATCCGAAGATGCTCCTGACGGTCCTGGAAAAATTGTCGGCCGATCCGAAGCGGACCGTCATGATCGGCGACGGGCTTCACGACATCCACGCCTCGCGCGCGGCCGGGATCGCGGTCTGCGCGGTCGGGTACGGGCTGGGCGATCCGGACGAGCTCCGACGGGCCGGGCCGGATTTTTTTTGCGAGACGGTGGACGATCTGATGCGGGTGGTGGTCTAG
- a CDS encoding nuclear transport factor 2 family protein — protein MPYSNIGRWIVCIALCIPLGESPLRAADPDASKDAAFVKILEGAYQASCDNVDRLHDYYRADAQIIHDGRLTTLDETIKEIKESIQPLQDLHCSYQPRVRGSRISGDMAYLVVHESIRLKAGSVEPEEIEQICNYVFLKEGSQWKIAVDHCSTIPGEAV, from the coding sequence GTGCCGTACTCAAACATTGGACGATGGATTGTATGCATAGCCCTCTGTATCCCGCTCGGCGAAAGTCCCCTGCGGGCCGCCGACCCGGACGCGTCCAAGGACGCGGCGTTTGTGAAGATTCTCGAGGGCGCCTACCAGGCTTCCTGCGACAACGTCGATCGCCTCCACGATTACTATCGGGCGGACGCGCAAATCATCCACGACGGCCGCCTCACGACGCTCGACGAAACGATCAAGGAAATTAAAGAGTCCATTCAACCGCTTCAGGATCTGCACTGCAGCTACCAACCCCGGGTGCGCGGGAGCCGGATCAGCGGCGACATGGCCTATCTGGTCGTCCACGAATCGATCCGCCTTAAGGCCGGCTCGGTCGAGCCGGAGGAGATCGAACAAATCTGCAACTATGTCTTCCTCAAAGAGGGGTCGCAATGGAAGATCGCGGTGGACCATTGTTCCACCATCCCGGGAGAAGCCGTATGA
- a CDS encoding pitrilysin family protein, with amino-acid sequence MRKVPGRSLPLVLVLSLFLSQGSLAPVRSAEDIPTAASVRPAEVDLAGRVVEHRFSNGLELVMVERHEAPVVSCMIAFKVGGVNERPGITGVAHLYEHMAFKGTRTLGTKNYAKEAVVLKRLDRAWSDLRAERGKGLRADPDRLADDEKRFHDLERESELYVIPNEIGEIYERNGAVGLNATTGKDMTRYVVSLPSNRLELWAAIESDRMAHSVLREFYKEKEVVLEERRLRYDNSPAGRLYEAFLAAAFTAHPYGMPVIGWTSDVQALSRAQTEAFFRTYYGPGTAVIAIVGDIDPASTIRLVQTYFGSIPAQPPPPSVVTVEPKQAGERRVEVEFDAEPSVLIGYHRPALDDPDDPVFDVIDSLLSGGRSSRLYKTLVKEKQLAVSVSTGADVPGARYPSLFMIQAVPRAPHATGELETAIDAELGRLKTEPVQPRELQKVLNNLDADLIRSLDSDSGLASQLGAAQAIAGTWRYLLENRDAIARVTAEDVLRVARRYFVKSNRTVATLVKKGNE; translated from the coding sequence ATGCGTAAGGTCCCCGGGCGCTCGCTGCCGCTTGTTCTTGTCCTTTCCCTGTTCTTATCGCAGGGAAGCCTCGCGCCGGTTCGTTCCGCGGAGGACATCCCTACCGCGGCGTCGGTCCGGCCGGCCGAAGTCGATCTGGCCGGGCGCGTGGTGGAGCACCGCTTTTCGAACGGCCTCGAGCTCGTGATGGTCGAGCGGCACGAGGCGCCGGTCGTTTCCTGCATGATTGCCTTCAAGGTCGGCGGGGTGAACGAGCGGCCCGGGATCACGGGCGTGGCGCATCTGTACGAGCACATGGCCTTCAAAGGGACGCGAACGCTGGGCACGAAGAACTACGCGAAGGAGGCCGTCGTTTTGAAGCGGCTGGACCGGGCCTGGAGCGATCTCCGCGCGGAACGGGGGAAGGGGCTTCGGGCGGACCCGGACCGGCTGGCCGATGACGAGAAGCGATTTCATGACCTGGAGCGGGAGAGCGAGCTGTACGTGATCCCGAACGAGATCGGCGAGATCTATGAGCGAAACGGCGCGGTGGGCCTCAACGCGACGACCGGGAAGGACATGACGCGCTACGTCGTGAGTCTGCCGTCCAACCGCCTGGAGCTCTGGGCCGCGATCGAGTCCGACCGGATGGCCCACTCCGTGCTGCGCGAGTTTTACAAGGAGAAGGAGGTCGTGCTCGAGGAGCGGAGGCTGCGCTACGACAACTCGCCCGCCGGCCGCCTGTACGAGGCTTTTTTGGCGGCGGCCTTCACCGCGCATCCCTACGGCATGCCGGTGATCGGCTGGACCTCCGATGTGCAGGCCCTCAGCCGCGCGCAGACCGAGGCCTTCTTCCGGACCTACTACGGGCCCGGGACCGCCGTGATCGCGATCGTGGGCGACATCGATCCCGCGTCGACGATCCGTCTGGTCCAGACCTATTTCGGGTCGATCCCGGCGCAGCCCCCGCCGCCGTCCGTCGTCACGGTCGAGCCGAAGCAGGCCGGCGAGCGGAGGGTGGAGGTCGAGTTCGACGCCGAGCCGTCCGTTCTGATCGGATACCACCGGCCGGCCCTGGACGACCCCGACGATCCCGTGTTCGACGTGATCGATTCATTGTTGTCGGGCGGCCGGTCCTCCCGGCTTTATAAAACGCTGGTCAAGGAGAAACAACTCGCCGTCTCCGTCTCGACGGGCGCCGATGTGCCGGGCGCGCGCTATCCCAGCCTGTTCATGATCCAGGCGGTCCCCCGCGCGCCCCACGCCACCGGGGAACTGGAAACCGCGATCGACGCCGAGCTTGGCCGTCTGAAGACGGAGCCCGTGCAGCCCCGCGAACTCCAAAAAGTCTTAAACAATCTCGACGCCGATCTGATCCGCTCCCTCGACTCGGACAGCGGGCTGGCCTCGCAACTCGGCGCGGCGCAGGCCATCGCCGGAACGTGGCGGTATCTTCTGGAAAACCGCGATGCGATCGCCCGGGTGACGGCCGAGGACGTGTTGCGCGTCGCGCGGCGGTATTTTGTCAAGAGCAATCGGACCGTGGCGACGCTGGTGAAAAAGGGCAATGAGTAG
- a CDS encoding dienelactone hydrolase family protein, whose amino-acid sequence MLNFTELRPVGMPIGCIVALHGRGVRGEDLAPLADAIALDGMRWIFPDGPMELPVIWGGRAWYEIPPHHPRGLLESRTLLFELIEWLERQKIPSRRIALAGFSQGAVMSLDVGVRYPRRIAGIVAMSGYLARPETLTAEKSPAASGLPILLTHGKNDEVLPVEGAREAEAALRAEGFSVRLREYLMGHEVIPEALSEIRKFINLIFETEPRNGRS is encoded by the coding sequence ATGTTAAATTTCACCGAACTCCGGCCGGTCGGGATGCCCATCGGCTGTATCGTGGCCTTGCACGGCCGGGGTGTCCGGGGCGAGGATCTGGCCCCCCTGGCCGATGCGATCGCGCTCGACGGAATGCGGTGGATCTTTCCGGACGGGCCGATGGAGCTGCCGGTCATCTGGGGAGGACGGGCCTGGTATGAGATTCCGCCCCATCATCCGCGCGGCCTTCTTGAGAGCCGGACACTTCTATTTGAACTGATCGAATGGTTGGAGCGGCAGAAAATCCCGTCGAGACGCATCGCGCTGGCGGGGTTTTCGCAGGGGGCGGTGATGAGCCTCGACGTGGGCGTCCGCTATCCGAGGCGGATCGCCGGGATCGTCGCGATGAGCGGATACCTGGCCCGGCCCGAAACGCTGACGGCCGAGAAATCTCCGGCCGCGTCCGGTCTGCCGATCCTGCTGACTCACGGCAAGAACGACGAGGTGCTGCCGGTCGAGGGCGCGCGGGAGGCCGAGGCGGCCTTGCGCGCGGAAGGCTTCTCGGTCCGGCTCCGGGAATACCTCATGGGCCATGAGGTGATTCCGGAGGCGTTGTCCGAGATCCGGAAATTTATAAACCTGATTTTTGAGACCGAACCCCGAAACGGCCGGTCCTGA
- a CDS encoding RNA-binding protein, with product MGAKLYVGNLSYQATEKEISDLFATAGTVASVKVITDGQTGRPRGFGFVEMGSSEDAQKAIEMLNGKSFMDRSLIVSEARPQQKREPRGGGYGGGGYGGGRGGRGR from the coding sequence ATGGGCGCGAAGCTTTACGTCGGTAATCTTTCGTATCAAGCGACAGAAAAAGAGATCAGCGATTTGTTCGCCACCGCGGGAACGGTGGCTTCCGTCAAGGTCATCACCGATGGTCAGACGGGGCGTCCGCGCGGGTTCGGGTTTGTGGAGATGGGTTCTTCCGAAGACGCTCAAAAAGCCATCGAGATGCTTAACGGGAAGAGTTTTATGGATAGAAGCCTGATCGTCAGCGAAGCCCGTCCCCAGCAGAAACGGGAACCCAGAGGCGGGGGATATGGCGGTGGGGGATACGGCGGCGGCCGCGGCGGCCGGGGGAGATGA
- a CDS encoding YqgE/AlgH family protein, protein MSFPFFFSLRSVDAHPRCVLAALLILVGTAPAIPAQAFEPARTAETLRPGIFLFSSPRLHDPNFLHSVILLATYGPEGASGVIINRPTDVPLDKALPDMKGIRKLSKPIYFGGPVNMDMVLVLLRSDSPLEGAQKILGNIYFTASRKLLTDALEKPDPDRTVRVYAGYSGWAPMQLDAEFVRGDWVIMDADPGAVFAEDPSKIWPAFFEGREKIQIRLPDPYPDGGLGRRGSVRTLSPGGQQ, encoded by the coding sequence ATGAGTTTCCCCTTCTTTTTCAGTCTCCGGTCCGTCGACGCTCATCCGCGATGCGTCCTTGCCGCGTTGCTGATCCTTGTCGGGACGGCGCCGGCGATTCCCGCCCAAGCATTCGAACCGGCTCGAACCGCGGAGACCCTGCGGCCGGGGATCTTCCTGTTCTCGTCTCCCCGTCTGCACGATCCGAACTTTCTCCATTCCGTGATTCTTCTGGCGACCTACGGTCCCGAGGGGGCCTCGGGGGTGATCATCAATCGTCCCACCGACGTCCCGCTCGACAAGGCCCTTCCGGATATGAAAGGGATCCGGAAATTATCGAAGCCCATTTATTTCGGGGGGCCGGTCAACATGGACATGGTGCTGGTGCTGCTCCGTTCCGACTCGCCGCTGGAGGGGGCGCAGAAAATCCTCGGCAACATTTACTTCACGGCCAGCCGAAAGCTCCTGACCGATGCGCTTGAAAAGCCGGACCCGGACAGAACGGTCCGGGTCTATGCCGGTTACTCCGGGTGGGCGCCGATGCAGTTGGACGCCGAGTTCGTGCGCGGGGACTGGGTGATCATGGATGCGGATCCGGGAGCCGTTTTTGCGGAGGACCCGTCGAAGATCTGGCCGGCCTTCTTTGAGGGTCGGGAGAAAATCCAGATCCGCCTCCCGGATCCGTATCCGGACGGCGGGTTAGGCCGTCGCGGTTCGGTTCGGACGCTTTCCCCGGGCGGTCAACAATAA
- a CDS encoding pitrilysin family protein — protein sequence MAVLLTGLLFFMAVFSALAADPRTMVFPPVSFHPPKAERVALENGMVLYLLEDHELPRVQIQAMIRTGGVYEPSDRIGLAGLTGIVMRSGGTASISGDALDEELEFMAASLGSSIGPDAGVASLDVLKKDLDRGVALFADMLMHPAFPQDKLDLAKRQALEAIRRRNDNPAGIAGRRFTQLVYGADHPLARESTVETIGRITRDDLVAFHARDYHPNAVILSLSGDFDKKEMIEKIRKAFADWPTGPTDRPALPPVRDPFRPSVNLIEKDLSQTHLRIGHLGIRRDDPDYIAVSLLDDVLGGGGFRSRLFRKVRTQEGLAYSVGSTFTPGNLERGLFVAYGETKAESTYQAISAVEQQIRRIRTEPVTEEELRLAKDAFLNSFVFSFSNSAEIANRQASLEYYGLPADYLERFRDGVVRVTREEILKVAQKHLRPDALIILAVGRSDRFDRPLSSLGAVNVIPLEPSGGSTPEPVGAAPPH from the coding sequence ATGGCGGTCCTTCTCACCGGTCTTCTGTTCTTCATGGCTGTTTTCTCGGCCCTCGCCGCCGATCCCCGCACGATGGTCTTTCCGCCGGTCTCCTTTCATCCGCCCAAGGCCGAACGGGTCGCGCTGGAGAACGGGATGGTGCTCTACCTTCTGGAGGACCACGAACTTCCGCGGGTCCAGATCCAGGCGATGATCCGGACCGGCGGCGTTTACGAACCCTCGGACAGGATCGGCCTGGCCGGTCTGACCGGGATCGTGATGCGGAGCGGGGGCACCGCCTCGATCTCGGGCGACGCCCTGGACGAGGAGCTCGAATTCATGGCGGCGTCGCTGGGCAGCTCCATCGGCCCGGACGCCGGCGTTGCGTCGTTGGACGTCCTGAAGAAGGACCTGGACCGGGGCGTGGCCCTCTTCGCCGATATGTTGATGCATCCGGCCTTCCCGCAGGACAAGCTGGACCTGGCCAAACGGCAGGCGTTGGAGGCCATCCGCCGTCGAAACGACAACCCGGCCGGCATCGCCGGCCGGCGGTTTACCCAGCTGGTTTACGGGGCGGATCATCCCCTGGCGCGGGAAAGCACGGTCGAGACGATCGGCCGGATCACGCGGGACGACCTGGTCGCGTTTCACGCGCGCGATTATCATCCCAACGCGGTCATCCTGTCGCTGTCGGGCGATTTTGATAAAAAAGAAATGATCGAAAAGATCCGAAAGGCGTTCGCCGATTGGCCGACGGGCCCGACCGACCGCCCCGCCCTGCCGCCCGTCCGCGACCCGTTCAGGCCGTCCGTCAATTTGATCGAGAAGGATCTTTCCCAAACGCACCTTCGCATCGGGCATCTGGGCATCCGGCGGGACGATCCGGATTACATCGCGGTGTCGTTGCTGGACGATGTTTTGGGCGGCGGAGGATTCCGAAGCCGCTTGTTCCGGAAGGTCCGCACCCAGGAGGGCCTGGCGTATTCGGTCGGCAGTACGTTTACGCCCGGAAATCTGGAACGGGGCCTGTTCGTGGCCTACGGGGAAACCAAGGCGGAATCCACGTATCAGGCGATTTCGGCCGTCGAGCAGCAGATCCGACGGATCCGGACGGAGCCGGTCACCGAAGAAGAGCTCCGGCTCGCGAAGGACGCCTTCCTGAACTCCTTCGTGTTTTCTTTCTCGAACAGCGCGGAGATCGCCAACCGGCAGGCCTCGCTGGAATATTACGGGCTGCCGGCGGACTATTTGGAACGATTTCGGGACGGCGTCGTCCGGGTGACGCGCGAGGAGATATTGAAGGTGGCCCAAAAGCATCTCCGGCCGGACGCCTTGATCATTCTGGCGGTCGGACGCTCGGACCGCTTCGATCGGCCGCTTTCAAGCCTCGGGGCCGTGAACGTGATTCCTTTGGAGCCGTCCGGGGGGTCGACTCCGGAACCGGTGGGAGCCGCGCCGCCGCATTGA
- a CDS encoding zinc ribbon domain-containing protein produces the protein MLICPNCKKKYRSNILVCPNCKWELLPPSVIKLQTDHPDLKPAPGSKKQALARKPTRPVQTEAYVELIRGNPIEVKETRRLLEKEGVACRIESDETAPLPYTLDGENPMGSSQAMVVRVPVSQIEKARALLDWENQKEEPHPAMDKALAEDQEDVLVCPACESEVIPEEGTCPECGWEFDLGDETDEEEYFCSSCGESCDPDDPVCPNCGAHFDH, from the coding sequence ATGTTGATCTGTCCGAACTGCAAAAAAAAATATCGCTCCAATATTTTGGTCTGTCCAAACTGCAAGTGGGAACTGTTGCCCCCCTCCGTGATCAAACTTCAGACCGACCATCCCGATTTGAAACCGGCCCCGGGTTCCAAGAAGCAGGCCCTGGCCAGGAAGCCGACGCGCCCGGTGCAAACCGAGGCCTACGTCGAGCTGATCCGTGGCAACCCGATCGAGGTGAAAGAGACCCGACGCCTCCTGGAAAAAGAAGGGGTGGCGTGCCGGATTGAAAGCGACGAGACGGCGCCGCTGCCCTACACCCTGGACGGAGAAAACCCGATGGGAAGCTCCCAGGCCATGGTGGTCCGGGTTCCCGTGTCCCAGATCGAAAAGGCCCGGGCGCTGTTGGACTGGGAAAACCAAAAAGAAGAGCCTCATCCCGCGATGGACAAGGCCCTTGCCGAAGATCAGGAAGACGTGCTGGTCTGTCCGGCCTGCGAGTCCGAGGTCATTCCGGAAGAAGGGACCTGTCCTGAATGCGGATGGGAGTTCGATCTGGGCGACGAAACGGATGAAGAGGAATATTTCTGTTCCTCCTGCGGCGAATCCTGCGATCCGGACGATCCCGTCTGCCCGAACTGCGGCGCCCACTTCGATCATTGA
- a CDS encoding DUF2231 domain-containing protein — MRIAKHVLIGGSTAAKASIDMNSEIRFNQSPMEIRVIDHPLHPILVHFPIALLFTAVFFEFWGFLFPRESYRQFGLWLLIFGFVGGIVASGFGWWAEDSVKAAGVPEDAIDRHESFAVATLILFGVLLIFRRWVRDRWSVRVQTIYLTLAVAGLLLLATTGYFGGDLVYRYGAGVRKPAGTAMSSPETAAPSTGPDGRK, encoded by the coding sequence ATGAGAATCGCCAAGCATGTTTTGATCGGCGGATCGACCGCGGCGAAAGCTTCGATCGATATGAATTCCGAGATACGATTCAATCAATCCCCGATGGAGATCCGCGTGATCGACCACCCCCTTCATCCGATACTCGTTCATTTTCCGATCGCCCTCCTCTTTACGGCCGTCTTCTTCGAGTTTTGGGGGTTTCTTTTCCCGCGCGAATCCTACCGCCAGTTCGGTTTATGGTTGCTGATCTTCGGCTTCGTCGGCGGCATCGTGGCCTCCGGGTTCGGGTGGTGGGCCGAAGACTCGGTGAAGGCGGCCGGGGTGCCGGAAGACGCGATCGACCGGCATGAGTCCTTCGCCGTGGCGACGCTGATCCTCTTCGGGGTCCTGCTGATCTTCCGCCGATGGGTCCGGGATCGCTGGTCTGTTCGGGTTCAAACGATTTATCTCACTTTGGCCGTGGCGGGACTTCTCCTGCTGGCGACCACCGGTTACTTCGGCGGCGACCTGGTTTATCGGTACGGCGCCGGGGTCCGGAAGCCGGCGGGAACGGCGATGTCTTCCCCCGAAACGGCGGCGCCTTCGACCGGTCCTGACGGACGGAAATGA